CTCGGTGCTGCCTTCATAGGTCACGGTGACACTGACACCCACCGGATCGGTGGTCACGGTGACGGCACGCGGTGTGCCGTCATAGACCTGCTCGGTGTTGCTGATCGACGCGTTGGCCTGCGCGCGCTGCACGATGAAGGTGTGTTCAACGGGCGTCGCGGCCAGATAGTTGGTGTTACCTGCCTGCGTCGCGGTGAGCGTGCTGCTGCCCGCACCCACGATCGTCAGGGTGGTGCCACTGAGGGTGGCTACCGTGGGGTCACTGCTGGTCAACGTGACCGGCAAGCCCGAGCTGGCCGACGCGCTCAACGTGACCGGGCTATCCCCGAACGTCGCACCGCCCGGTGAGGCGAAGGTAATCGTCTGCGAGGCCTGGGCAATAGCATGGGAATGCGAGCCTGATTGAGACCCTCGATGAGCGGTGTCACCGGAATAAATCCCGCGGAACGACTGGAAGCCCGCATCGTAGGCCTCGCCATCAACGGTAAAGACCGCCACATTAGCAGCCAGCGGCGCTGTGCCGATATCGACCCAGTCGCTGCCGTTATACCGCTGGAACACCACATTGCCCGTCACATCCGTATCGTCAGGCTGAACCGTGGCGACGAGTTCGAAGTCCTGACCATAGGTGCTGCCGCCGCTGCTCAGCGAGGTGCTGGTGGCGTACAGGATCGTGGTCGGGTCCGTCGTGCTGTCCCCGTCGGCATCACCGCCACCGCTGACCGCCGCGGCGTTCACCAGTTCGGCTTCAGCGTCAGTGGCCACAGAGACGGTCAGTGTCACGGCCGGATAGCTCTCGCCACTGGGCAGCACGTCACTGCGCTGGCATGCCAGCGGTGACAGGGTACAGCCCCAGCCGGTGCCTGCCATGCTGACCGCCGTCATGCCGTCCGGCAGGGTATCGGTCAAGGTGACGGCGGAGCCGTTCGTGGGACCCTGACCGGTGTTGCTCACCACCAGGGTGTAGGCGGCATCCGTCTGCCCCTGATAGAAGTTGCCTTCATGGGATTTGCTGAGACTCAGCGCAGGTGGCGCCACGATCGTCAACGTAAAGGTTTCATCGCGCTCGCGCTGGTTGCCGCTGATTTGGCCCGAGACGGAAAGCGTGATGTCCGTGACCCCTTGCGACGACGGCGACAAGGTCACCACCAACTGGCGTTCATGCCCGGTACCGGTTAACGACAAGGCGCTGTCCGGCAGCACACTCTGGTTCGAAGAGGTGGCACTCACGGTCACGCCCAGGCTGGCGTCGCCAACCAGGAACGGGATGCTTTCCGTACGCGTGCCACTGAGCGGGGCCATGGCCGTCTGATCGGCGATGAGGCCCAGCGTCGGATGGGCCTCGTAGGCGCCGATGTCGGTCTGGTTTGTCGGGGTCGATGAGGCGGCGGCCACCGCACGCGGCCAGCCGCGCTGGTCGATAGCGGTCACGCCGGGCAGTGTGGTGTTACCCGCATCCAGTGCCGGGCTGCCGTTACGCAAGGCGTGGGTTTCCGTGGCGCCGTGATAATTCGCCAGCGGGAACAGTCCGGGGTCCGCCACACCGATCTGGTTGGCATTGGCGCCATGCGACAGGCCACCGGCGCCGCCGGTGCCGATCAGGTTGTGCTGGCTGCTGCTGTGCAACACACCGAAGATGTCATCCGCCGTGTCACCGGCGCCGCGGAAGTTGGCGGCCACCAACGTGTTGTACAAGCGCGTCGGCGCGTCGGTGGTGACAACACGCAGCCCGCCGGCGCTGGCATTAGCGTTAACCAGCCCGGAGCGGTTGTCGGCGATGGTGACGTGCGTCAGCCGTGCCTCATTGGCGCTCTCGTGGGGCGCCAGTTCCAGCCCGCCCACCGTGCCTGATGCGGTGTTCCCCGAGATGGTGCTGTTGGTGATCCGCACATCGCCGTAATACTCAAGAATTGCCAGACCGCCTACGCTACTGGTCGCATCCCCTTCAGCACGGTTACGCGACACGGTGGTATTTTCCATCACCAGATTGCCCAGCCGAGTGATGGCCGCGCCGCCTTGCACTTCGGCGCTGTTATCGTCGATGGTCACGCCGCGCAGCACCACATTATTGGTGCCGATGATTTCCAGTGCCCCGGCAGCACCGCCGGTGCCCAGGGCGCGGTTATTGCGAAATTCGGTGCGTTCGATGGTGATCTGCTCACCAAAATAGGCGCCCAGCGCACCGCCGTGGCCCACGTTGGTATTGATGACGTTATCGGAAAAAACCGTGTTGTAGATGCTCAGGGTGCCGACATGCGGCACCAGCTCTCCTTCACTGCCATCCCAGTCGATGGCGCCACCGTACTCGCTGGTGGTGTTGTAACCATGGCGGAACCAGAGCGCTTCGAATACGGTATCGAAGCCGGTATCCCAATCCGGATTGACCAGCATGATCTGACCGTTGGCGGGATTGTTCGCCGTGGCACCGGCCTGAATGATGGTGGCGCGCGGATCACCTTCGCGGTTACCGCCACTGCCCACAAAGGTCATGCTGCGACGCACTTGCAGCACATCACCCAACGTATAGGTGCCCGCCGGAATATGCACGGTAATCACCGGGTGGGCCGCCTCGGGGATCGCGTTGGCCTCACTGATGGCAGCACGCAGTGTACAGGTGTTGGTGCCACCGGCCTGGCAATGGGTGCCCGCCGTCGTGTCCGCGGTACTGTTGACCACGAAGGTCAGTGCCGACGCCGTAGCGGGCATAACCACCATCAACATCAGCAGCAGACCCATCAGCCAGCTGCCGGACTGACGATACCCTCTGCTGCGGGATGGCTGCTTCAGCTCGCCTCCCTGCGCTACCGAATCAAACTCCATTTTTTGTGCCCCCAAAATGTTACGTGTTCAGCGTCGTGTGTGCGCCGTTCTTTCTTGCTTGTCTTTTTCCACCCGGCTTCAGCTACGCGGCGGGAAAATGCCCTGCAGAGCGATACAGAATCTCAGGCCCAGACAGGGCTGACGATTGTTATGCGGTATGCCGCTCCCCGTGGGGGCCAGCGCGGCGGGCGACATCTGCACATCGGCCTGGCCGCTGGCGGCATAATGGGTGACCTGCGCCCGGGCGGTTCCCGCCCAGCCGGCATCGGCCGGCGAACGGCTGGATGGCGTACCCGGCAACGCCCGAAACTGGTGCGCATGCGGGGGCAGGTTCGCTTCCGTCAGCGTCACCGTTTCCGCACCGCCCATCTCGCCCTGGTCATACGCACTCAATCCGGGGCCCTGCCCCCACATCAGTGGCGTGCGACCTTCCAGATTCGGCAGCGCGAAGGTGCTCTTGCCGTCACCGCCGTACATGGTGCCCAACAAGGCAAACAGCGCCGTGTTCTGGGAAAGGGGCATCAACTGCCCGTTACATTCTGCCCAGCTCCTTGGTGCAAAGTTGAATGAGAAAATACTGATTTCGGCCACATAGGGTTCAGACATTCTGAAGACTCCTTGTCAATTCCGGCTGGGGAAGAGGCCCTGAAGGGCCACGCAGAAACTCAGCACGGTATAGGGCTGCATATTGTTGTGCGGCTGCGACCCGCCCGCTTCGGTGACCAGATCACCACGCATCGCGGTTCCACTCACCGGCTCACCGTAGGCATTGGCAGCCGGGCGCGCCCAGATGTTACCCACCGGCGTGGTGCGATCGGCCGCTGTATTACTGGCCGACACCGGGTGTGTATGGGGCGGCATCTCAGCCTGGCTCAGCGTCACGGCGGCGCTACCGAGCGGTTGCCCCTGAACGATGCCACCGTCGACATGTAGCGGGGCACGACCGCGCAGGTCTGGCAACCCAAAGTTGACTTGCCCGTTGCCGCCATACATGGTGCCCATCAAGGCAAACAACGCCTGGTTCTGGTTGATCGGCAACAGCTGCCCATTGCACAAGGCCCAACCCTTGGGGGCAAAGTTGAACGAGAAGACCGAGATCTGGCCAAGATAGGGTTCGCTCATAAAGATGTCCTCCGACGTCGGCCGCTCAGGTCTGGGTGGGAAAAATGCCATACAGGGAAATGATGAAACTGACCGCCAGATACGGCATGCGATTTTCGTGCGGCTGGCCACCGCCGACGCCGTCGCTCAGGTTGGGCGCCATGGCTGAGGGGGAGCCCGCTGTCGCATAGGCATTGCTGGCTGTTGCGGCCCAGACTTGCCCGGCAGGATTGGTACTGCTCGCTTCCGCCGACGACGCCACCGGCACATGGGAATGTGCCGGAATCTGCTGCAGTGTCAGCGTTTCCATTTCCGTACCGCCCCACTGCCCCATAACGAACGTCTGCCCGCCGGCGCCGGTGCCCTGATGCAGCGGAAGCCGGCCACGCAGGTCCGGTACCGCGAAGGTCATCTGGCCGTCACCGCCATAGGTGGTACCGATCAGTGCGAACAGCGCGTCATTCTCGGAGATGGGCAGCAAGGCCCCATCGCAGAAGACCCATCCCGCAGGCGCAAAATTGCCGCCGAACATTCTTATTTCGCCCAGATAACGGTTCCCCATAATCTTCTCCCTTCAGTCTGTGAGGTGGCTGAAAAACGCCACGTAGCCTTCCCCGGCCACACTGTCGTCACTGCTGCGCTGCATGAACAGATCGAAGCGGCCACCCTGGGCGTGCTCGACACGGTAGAGCGCATCCTGAAGCGCGCTGCCCGGCGGCAACTCGAAGCGCAGCGCGAACTGTTCCAGTTGCGCATCGCGTGTGTTGTCTTCCACCCCGACAAGGCGCGCATCCACCGACCCGTAGCGCGGATGGGCGACATAAAAGATGTCACCTTCCAGCGCGCCGAAGTCATGCCGCCGCGAGAGACCCTGCGGCACGACCGGTGCGGGCGGGTGCCCACTGGCGCCCGAACGGTTGCCTTGACTGTCTGCGCCGCAGCCCGCCAGCACCCAGGGGGCAGCGGCCAGACCCGCGACAAAAGTACGTCGTTTCATAGTATTCCCCGGACAACGCTTAACCCTGGCAACTGCAAGCCGCCTCGTAACACATCTGTTCTGCATCCCTGCCCGTCGGTACAAGAAACAATGGCCCCTCACCCAGCACCGGATGACGGATCAGATAGGTGCCCTGCATTAACGGCGCGTCCAGCGGCCCGGAGAAATACAGGGAAAACTGACGAAAACCCTGGTCACTGCGGGCCTCGTTCACGCTGTCCAGTCGCAGGGTCACGGGGGCGCCCTCTGCCACCTCGAACGCGAAATCACTGCCTGTCAGGGGCTGGAGCTGCTCAGGGGTCAGGATCATCGGTTGCCCCCCGCCCGCAGGGCGCCCGTGAGGGTCGCCGGGTACCAGACCATGCGCGCATGGACGCCCGCCTGCTGTTCGATCTGAAAGCCAAGACGCTGGTAGAGGGCAGCCGCGGCCAGGTTGTCCTGCCGCACCGACAGCGTGACCGGCGCGGGCATGCGCGCCGCCACCTGCTGCATGGCACGGATCACGGCGCTGCCGTGGCCCTTGCCGCGCGCCTCGGCACGCAGGGACAGGTCAACCAGGTGTACGCTGCCCTCACTGAAGTCGAGAATCAGGCGACCGATCTCGGTATCCAGCTCTCCGATAATGAGGTGCATGGCGTCGGGATAGCGCTGCCCGTAAGCGTTGCTCTGGGCGGTGAATTGCATTTCGATAAGGGATTCAGACAGGTCGCGATCGCCGATCAGGCGCAAGTCATTGCGGGTCGAGCTGTACAGCCCGGCCAGAAAGCCAGCGTCTGACGAACGGACAGGCCGGAGATACAGCCCGCCAGGAAGATCCACTCCCGACCCCAACATACGCCCCCCTCAGGGCACCCATCGTTATTTATCTGTTATCTATCTGTTTTTTCTCTATTTTTTATATGCTTTGCTGCGTCCCGTTTTATGGGATCTGGTTCACTGCATAATGTAGCGAAATGTATCAGCGCCCGGACGTGAGTGTCCACAGACTTTCTCAGGGTATGGCGCCGGACATGAAAAAACCCCGCTTGTGGCGGGGTTCTCTCAACAAGCCGGATGAGCTTCAGGTTACTTGAAGATTTCACCCTTTTCGGCTTTCTCTACCAGCAGGGCCGGCGGGGTGAAGCGATCACCGTATTTGGCTTTCAGCTCCTCGGCGCGCTTCACGAAGCCACGCAGGCCGCCTTCGTACTGATTGATGAACTGGATGACACCACCGCTCCAGGCGGGGAAGCCGATGCCGAAGATGGAGCCAATGTTGGCATCCGCCACCGCTTCGATCACGCCTTCCTCGAAGCATTTCACGGCCTCGATGGCTTCCACGAACATCAGACGCTCTTTCATGTCCTCGAACGGGATTTCCTTGTCGCCGCCAAAGGCTTCCTTCAGGCCCGGCCACAGGGATTTCTTGCCCCCTTCCGGATAGTCGTAGAAGCCCTTGCCCTGCGCCTTGCCCGGGCGACCCAGCTCTTCGACCATCTTCTTCATGACCTTCTCGGCCGGGTGCTCCGGCATTTCCGGCTTGCCTTCACGCTTGGCATCATCACGGGCCGCCTTGCCGATACGCAGCGCGGTTTCCATGTTGATCTCGTCGATCAGGTTCAGCGTGCCCACCGGGTAACCGGCCTGCATGGCCGCCTGCTCGATGGACTGGGCGCTCAGGCCCTCGCCCAGCATGGCAATCCCTTCGTTGGCGAAGGTGCCGATCACGCGGGTGGTGAAGAAACCACGGGAATCGTTGACCACGATCGGCGTTTTCTTGATCTGCTGCACGTAATCGTAGGTTTTCGCCAGGGCTTCCGGGCTGGTTTCTTCACCGCAGATGATTTCCACCAGCGGCATCTTGTCCACCGGGCTGAAGAAGTGAATGCCGATAAAGTCCTTCTGCCGCTTCACGCCCTTCGCCAGGCCGGTGATCGGCAGGGACGAGGTGTTGGAGCCCAGCACGGCATCCGGCTTGACCACGTCTTCGATTTCCTGGAACACCTTGTGCTTCAGTTCGGTGCTCTCGAACACCGCTTCAATAACAAAGTCGACGCCGTCAAAGTCTTTCGCATCTGCCGTGGCGATGATGCGGGAGAGGACTTCTTCTTTCTTCTCCTTGGTCATCTTGCCTTTGGACACTTCCTTGTCGAGCAGCTTGCTGGAATAGGCTTTGCCCTTCTCCGCATTTTCGATGGAGATGTCTTTCAGTACCGCGACAGCACCGGAACGGGCGGTCACATAGGCGATACCGGCGCCCATCATGCCCGCGCCCAGAATACCGACTTTCTCGGCCTTGAACTTCGGCACGTCTTTCGGCCGGCTGGCACCGGCATTGATCGCCTGCAGGTTGAAGAAGAAGGCGGTGGTCATGTTCTTCGCCACCTGGCCGGTCACCAGGCTGATGAAGTAGCGCTCTTCGATCTTGAAGGCGTTATCCACGTCCACCTGGGTGCTTTCTACCGCAGCGGCCATGATCGCCTTCGGCGCCGGGTAGTTGGCGCCCTTGATCTGCTTGCGCAGGTTAGCCGGGAAGGCCGGCAGGTTCATGGCAAAGGCCGGAACGCTCGGCGTGCCGCCCGGAATCTTGTAACCCTTCACGTCGAACGGCTGCTGGGATTTCGGGTTGGCCTTGATCCACTCTTTCGCCTTGGCGATCATTTCTTCCGGGGTGTCCACCACCTCATCGATCAGACCGACCTGTTTGGCCTTGTCGGCTTTCATGCGCTGGCCTTGCATCAGCACATTCATCAGCGCGTTCTGCACACCCATCATGCGCACGGTGCGCACGATACCGCCCGCGCCGGGCAGCAGGCCCAGGCTGACTTCCGGCAGGCCGAACTGCGCCTTCGGGTTGTTCAGGGCGATACGGCGATGACACGCCAGGGCGATTTCCAGACCACCCCCCAGTGCCGTGCCGTTCAGGGCCGCCACCACCGGAATGCCCAGGGTCTCCAGGCGACGCAGGTCACCTTTCAGCACCCGGCCACCCTCGGCCATCTTGCCAGAATCTTCTTTCTTCACCTTGACCAGGTCCTTCAGGTCGCCACCGGCAAAGAAGGTGCTCTTGGCGGAGGTGATGATGACACCGGCGGTGTCCGCCTTCTCTTGTTCCAGACGGTTCACCATCTCGTGCATCGAGCGGGTGTACCGTTCATTCATGGTGTTCGCAGACTGCTGCGGATCGTCAAGGATCAGGGTGACGATGTTGTCCGCGTCTTTTTCCCAGCGAATGGTTGATTCAGTCATGTCTGTTCTCCGTGTCCGGTAGCCGCTCAGAGGCGCTCAACGATGGTGGCGATGCCCATGCCTGCACCGACGCACAGGGTGCAGAGGCCGAACTTCTTGTCGCGGCGTTCCAGCTCATCGAGCACGGTACCGACGATCATGGCACCGGTGGCGCCCAGCGGGTGCCCCATGGCGATAGCGCCACCGTTCACGTTGGTGATGTCGTGGCTGATGCCCATGTCCTTCATGTAGCGCATGGCCACCGAGGCAAAGGCTTCGTTGATTTCAAACAGGTCGATGTCCTCGACTTTCATGCCCGCCTTGGCCAGCACTTTCCACGAGGCTGGCGCCGGGCCGGTCAGCATGATGGTCGGGTCTGCACCGCTGACGGCGGTGGCGACGATACGGCCACGCGGCTTGGCACCGATCTTGTCGCCCATCGCCTTGCTGCCGATCAGCATCAGGGTGGCGCCGTCCACGATCCCGGAGGAGTTGCCCGGGGTGTGAACGTGGTCGATCTTGTCGACCCAGTGGTATTTCTGCAGGGCCACGGCATCGAAGCCGCCCATTTCGCCCATCATGGCGAAGGACGGGTTCAGGCCAGCCAGTGCGTCAGCGGTGGTGCCCGCACGCACATGCTCGTCACGATCCAGCACGGTCAGGCCGTTCATGTCTTTCACCGGCACCACGGAGCGGGCGAAATAGCCCTTTTCCCAGGCGGCGGCAGCACGGCTCTGGGACGCAGCGGCATACTCATCCACGTCACGGCGCGAGAACCCTTCGATGGTGGCGATCAGGTCGGCACCGATACCCTGGGGGATAAAGCCGGTCTCGTAGTTGGTTTCCGGGTCCATGGCCCACGGCGTACCGTCAGAGCCCATGGGCACGCGGCTCATGGACTCCACGCCACCGGCCAGCACCAGGTCTTCAAAACCGGAGGCCACTTTCTGGGCGCCCAGGTTCACGGCTTCCAGACCGGAAGCACAGAAACGGTTGATCTGCAGACCGGATACGGTTTCCGGGAGGCCCGCCTTGAGGGCGGCAATCTTGGGCAGTACACCACCCTGATCGCCCAGCGGCGACACGATGCCCATGACGATGTCATCAATCATCGCCGGGTCCATGTTCGGGAAGCGCGCCTTGATCTCGTCGATCAGGCCCACCACCAGGGAAATCGGCTTCACCGTATGCAGGGAGCCGTCCTTCTTGCCCCGGCCACGGGGCGTACGAATCGCGTCGTAAATATAGGCTTCGGTCATGGAGAGGGTCCTCTCGCCTTCTTGTCAGCGTGTGAATGGCTGTAGTCGCCGGCCCGGCGCGTCCGCAAAACAGGCATACGCCCGGCCGAAGGGGGCTCTAGACTGCCCCAGCCCCGGTATACAGACAATGACAGGAGTGCTCAAAGCGCTTGATCGAATATGTAAAATGTCAATTGGCCTGCCCGGCGGCCCCGGGGACATTGACCCGCCCCGGGTGCGGTCGTAGTGTTCGTGCCACCCCCGCAGCCCGGACCCTGAGGACACCCTGATGAATGCTGTGCTGGATTTGACAACTTCCCTGCTGGCCACGGTCAGCGAACAGGGACGCGGCGTGCAGAGCAGTGCCGCCGGGCAGCAGCCCGCCGAGCTGCTGGAGCTGTACGATATGGAAGGCTGCCCCTTCTGCCGGGTGGTGCGCGAGGCCCTGACCGATCTGGACCTGGACGCCATGATCTACCCCTGCCCCAAAGGCGGGGTCCGCTTCCGGCCGCTGGTGGAAAAACTGGGCGGGACGCAGCAGTTTCCGTTCCTGATGGACCCGAACACCGATGAAGCCCTGTACGAGTCGGCAGACATCGTTGAATACCTGTATGCCACCTACGGCAGCAAACCGGCCCCGGCGCGCTGGCTGACGCGCTCGGCCCGCACCCTGGGCTCCTTCGGGGCCTCGACACTGCGTATCGGCAAGGGGCTGCGTGCCCGTGACAGTCTGGATATCGGGGAACCACTGGAGCTTTACAGTTTCGAGGCCAGCCCGTTTGCCCGGCCAGTGCGTGAGCTGCTGACC
This region of Isoalcanivorax indicus genomic DNA includes:
- a CDS encoding phage tail protein, which codes for MSEPYVAEISIFSFNFAPRSWAECNGQLMPLSQNTALFALLGTMYGGDGKSTFALPNLEGRTPLMWGQGPGLSAYDQGEMGGAETVTLTEANLPPHAHQFRALPGTPSSRSPADAGWAGTARAQVTHYAASGQADVQMSPAALAPTGSGIPHNNRQPCLGLRFCIALQGIFPPRS
- a CDS encoding phage tail protein, coding for MSEPYLGQISVFSFNFAPKGWALCNGQLLPINQNQALFALMGTMYGGNGQVNFGLPDLRGRAPLHVDGGIVQGQPLGSAAVTLSQAEMPPHTHPVSASNTAADRTTPVGNIWARPAANAYGEPVSGTAMRGDLVTEAGGSQPHNNMQPYTVLSFCVALQGLFPSRN
- a CDS encoding phage tail protein, translating into MGNRYLGEIRMFGGNFAPAGWVFCDGALLPISENDALFALIGTTYGGDGQMTFAVPDLRGRLPLHQGTGAGGQTFVMGQWGGTEMETLTLQQIPAHSHVPVASSAEASSTNPAGQVWAATASNAYATAGSPSAMAPNLSDGVGGGQPHENRMPYLAVSFIISLYGIFPTQT
- a CDS encoding DUF6916 family protein; its protein translation is MKRRTFVAGLAAAPWVLAGCGADSQGNRSGASGHPPAPVVPQGLSRRHDFGALEGDIFYVAHPRYGSVDARLVGVEDNTRDAQLEQFALRFELPPGSALQDALYRVEHAQGGRFDLFMQRSSDDSVAGEGYVAFFSHLTD
- a CDS encoding DUF6916 family protein, which codes for MILTPEQLQPLTGSDFAFEVAEGAPVTLRLDSVNEARSDQGFRQFSLYFSGPLDAPLMQGTYLIRHPVLGEGPLFLVPTGRDAEQMCYEAACSCQG
- a CDS encoding GNAT family N-acetyltransferase, with translation MLGSGVDLPGGLYLRPVRSSDAGFLAGLYSSTRNDLRLIGDRDLSESLIEMQFTAQSNAYGQRYPDAMHLIIGELDTEIGRLILDFSEGSVHLVDLSLRAEARGKGHGSAVIRAMQQVAARMPAPVTLSVRQDNLAAAALYQRLGFQIEQQAGVHARMVWYPATLTGALRAGGNR
- a CDS encoding 3-hydroxyacyl-CoA dehydrogenase NAD-binding domain-containing protein; translation: MTESTIRWEKDADNIVTLILDDPQQSANTMNERYTRSMHEMVNRLEQEKADTAGVIITSAKSTFFAGGDLKDLVKVKKEDSGKMAEGGRVLKGDLRRLETLGIPVVAALNGTALGGGLEIALACHRRIALNNPKAQFGLPEVSLGLLPGAGGIVRTVRMMGVQNALMNVLMQGQRMKADKAKQVGLIDEVVDTPEEMIAKAKEWIKANPKSQQPFDVKGYKIPGGTPSVPAFAMNLPAFPANLRKQIKGANYPAPKAIMAAAVESTQVDVDNAFKIEERYFISLVTGQVAKNMTTAFFFNLQAINAGASRPKDVPKFKAEKVGILGAGMMGAGIAYVTARSGAVAVLKDISIENAEKGKAYSSKLLDKEVSKGKMTKEKKEEVLSRIIATADAKDFDGVDFVIEAVFESTELKHKVFQEIEDVVKPDAVLGSNTSSLPITGLAKGVKRQKDFIGIHFFSPVDKMPLVEIICGEETSPEALAKTYDYVQQIKKTPIVVNDSRGFFTTRVIGTFANEGIAMLGEGLSAQSIEQAAMQAGYPVGTLNLIDEINMETALRIGKAARDDAKREGKPEMPEHPAEKVMKKMVEELGRPGKAQGKGFYDYPEGGKKSLWPGLKEAFGGDKEIPFEDMKERLMFVEAIEAVKCFEEGVIEAVADANIGSIFGIGFPAWSGGVIQFINQYEGGLRGFVKRAEELKAKYGDRFTPPALLVEKAEKGEIFK
- a CDS encoding acetyl-CoA C-acetyltransferase, with the protein product MTEAYIYDAIRTPRGRGKKDGSLHTVKPISLVVGLIDEIKARFPNMDPAMIDDIVMGIVSPLGDQGGVLPKIAALKAGLPETVSGLQINRFCASGLEAVNLGAQKVASGFEDLVLAGGVESMSRVPMGSDGTPWAMDPETNYETGFIPQGIGADLIATIEGFSRRDVDEYAAASQSRAAAAWEKGYFARSVVPVKDMNGLTVLDRDEHVRAGTTADALAGLNPSFAMMGEMGGFDAVALQKYHWVDKIDHVHTPGNSSGIVDGATLMLIGSKAMGDKIGAKPRGRIVATAVSGADPTIMLTGPAPASWKVLAKAGMKVEDIDLFEINEAFASVAMRYMKDMGISHDITNVNGGAIAMGHPLGATGAMIVGTVLDELERRDKKFGLCTLCVGAGMGIATIVERL
- a CDS encoding glutathione S-transferase N-terminal domain-containing protein, coding for MNAVLDLTTSLLATVSEQGRGVQSSAAGQQPAELLELYDMEGCPFCRVVREALTDLDLDAMIYPCPKGGVRFRPLVEKLGGTQQFPFLMDPNTDEALYESADIVEYLYATYGSKPAPARWLTRSARTLGSFGASTLRIGKGLRARDSLDIGEPLELYSFEASPFARPVRELLTELELPYILRQTGRTQGLDWVLPPIRERIAPDYIPTQRNRVALLERTGRVAVPYLIDPNQDVELYESRRIVSYLLDTYAV